From the genome of Poecile atricapillus isolate bPoeAtr1 chromosome 23, bPoeAtr1.hap1, whole genome shotgun sequence, one region includes:
- the IGFN1 gene encoding immunoglobulin-like and fibronectin type III domain-containing protein 1 isoform X13, whose translation MNSHQTVKIFKKSSIPGVVVTQFVNDVPQGCSTPDFEKKPLTLTLQEGKNAIFRAVVKGVPTPEVKWSRTRKGMDDSAKYEMSFNSATNEFILQIRSVVLDDSDLYRCCAINAYGEASCSAGLRIIQVGFKKKAKYVPVHAADELKKTLLDSKKLLRKRAAAPKPKPLDKEAVWQLLLHADKRDYEKICMKYGIVDFRGMLRKLQEMRKDTESEQDKLVHSLKNFEHIRVNKEGNATFSLEMELKNSNSNVYLLKDGERLRYGTGDEYRKHCLRRVGRRYYFTVNDVQPEDAGVYQVRVEDVPVFSTELDAQAIPARFRQPLSDVRCAEAADAQFQCVLCTPCHQPLWLHKSHPLQNSAKHQISVTPDGLSHQLIVRNVGPSDSGLYTLDAGQGSSSAWLLVEYAKGKRRQDEGEQIERETSEWLKETMADNERARKLRRQEQAAAEDSSFSASSGAEKSAWYRTTQGSSQGRGQGHSIDSDDGSQRFLGKEGLRKTQMNGEMGSGQFSGAGLDGDSAANGGSTFGLKGLGGRSGLRAVHGVDSVSGPGAAAGGAGEWNSVGGRGEGVLGAVNIDMDGGGGLGSQHDKEGNSGDASYRAGFGGAGRLGGGSSVPHGLDPDSAGVGASVSDLFSRTGAGGNAAGAGMAGEMRPHHGKDGHPTVGDVYGGINREGQTGTPYGKEGLVPHASGQLGQAGRSGSLHGPGGFPGGDGAVPAAHGNSTTEMEALYGPDGRALGTGAGGAGGAGAGGFGAPYGKDGLPIGAGIGGAGGAGALGSPYGKDGLPAGAGGAGALGAPYGKDGLPAGAGGAGGFGEALYGPDGRPLGAGGGGASGAGIVGGSYGKDGLPVGAGVGGAVGGGFGGAGSPYGMDAFPAGAGAGGPGAGGLGAPYGKDGLPAGAGAGGAGGFGEALYDGRPLGAGVGDMAGAGEGGLGSPRGKGGLPAGAGFGGLGAAGLGAPYGKDGLPIGAGIGGAGGAGGVLGPCGKDGLPVGAGAGVGGSGGPYGKDGLPAGAGAGVGGAGGPYGKDGLPVGAGAGVGGAGGVLGPFGKDGLPVGAGVGGAGAPYGKDGLPVGTGAGVGGAGAAGGPYGKDGLPAGTGVGGAGGVLGPYGKDGLPAGAGVGGGGGEGEVGAPFGKDGLPAGTGVGGSGGPYGKDGLPVGAGVGGAGGVLGPYGKDGLPVGAGVGVGGSGGPYGKDGLPAGAGVGGAEGVLGPYGKDGLPVGAGAGVGGAGAAGGPYGKDGLPVGAGAGVGGAGGVLGPYGKDGLPAGAGAGVGGAGGPYGKDGLPAGAGVGGAGGVLGPYGKDGLPAGAGAGVGGAGGVLGPCGKDGLPFGTGAGVGGAGGVLGPYGKDGLPAVAGAAHFPAGGEEVMGSGCGTDGTLSRAPGYAGGTGGEGFSREGSAPWGAGSAYGKDRGSAVAMAGAGGVGSLAGDEWDSVHVKEGGGGAGGSHGEYGLDAHPGRSLRGETGKGTPGDVPGSGNKGSAGDRGSLSGPGGARAEGREFEQLGSLYGTNSALGKAGSKSHDRSVDGSGSSGLGQGPLSYGQMSGPFGGPPSANQRNQEPDLDLKANDSLKNTESTGQKRRSVLDDLKVPRCYLNKQLATVRVLKGEPAELSCTVSRDNVTGTWFKDGLKLTSMDGVVFEKKGLVHKLIINKAEDIHAGKYRFEGGDVKTEASIFVEDPPQVDKVLLKNLTSVPTVAKAGEAVKLQIPFKGRGPIRAAWLKDRMELGDDTRIRVDKTDTCTTLSISSCSRRDCGDYKVRLKNDSGVLEINLKLVVIDKPQAPAGPIKIVESSANNITIQWKPPKDDGGKAVQRYLIERQQVGRNDWESLGETPRSCSTFTTSKVEEDVSYYFRVRAVNAEGVSDALESGEVKAAGKASPGAPDPPEIISASRDTITISWKAPCKTGTSQIMGYMVQKRKKGTVTWLPVTKVPVKDKKLKVSSLKKGVQYEFRVAAVNAAGTGQPSDPSEAAFAQDPTKSPGQVQDLKVSSSDSTSVTLTWNKPEVQDGNDVKGYEVEMRPWNSSSWTKCFTLPAESTCCRLQGLQAGQKLLLRVTALGSRGHGEPLEIQAGAGAAAPGVSPRFLIDDTVKSFLVIKAGNPIQVKIPFEGSPETVVTWLKDGLPLPSRAAVSTKDGSAQLLLRAAEITDSGTYSIELGDGLGKRETFSFQLQITDVPQPPGAIQLEENVPNTVTVTWDPSASEQWEKNLYYTVLKRESQKGLWHVLGDLIYNNKFTFTRVVPGRDYYFRVVAKNDLGASEPSETVQPWRIWKKKAEFRVQAQKYRGVNQNQPPRFLVPLKCHVVVTGSECHMSCAVGGHPPPKIKWYKDSRDLSRDPNYFCTNDFGVCSLVVLGVTKQDEGEYMVEASNEMGRAFSKAFLAIKDSSL comes from the exons gtaaaaatgccattttcagAGCTGTGGTCAAAGGTGTCCCAACTCCTGAGGTGAAATGGTCACGTACACGGAAAGGAATGGATGATTCTGCCAAATACGAAATGTCCTTCAATAGTGCCACAAATGAATTCATTCTGCAG ATCAGGAGCGTGGTTCTGGATGACAGTGACCTGTATCGCTGCTGTGCCATCAACGCCTACGGAGAGGCCTCGTGCTCTGCTGGCCTCAGGATCATCCAAG TTGGCTTTAAGAAGAAGGCGAAATATGTTCCTGTTCATGCTGCTGATG AGCTCAAGAAGACGCTCCTGGACTCCAAGAAGCTGCTAAGGAAGAG GGCTGCAGCACCAAAACCAAAGCCCCTGGACAAAGAAGCTGTATGGCAGCTGTTGCTGCACGCAGATAAGAGAGATTATGAGAAAATCTGTATGAAATATGGAATTGTTGATTTCCGTGGGATgctgaggaagctgcaggagaTGAGGAAGGACACAGAGAGTGAACAAGACAAG TTAGTTCACAGTCTCAAAAACTTTGAACACATCAGAGTCAACAAGGAGGGAAATGCTACCTTTAGcctggagatggagctgaaaaacagcaacagcaacGTTTACCTGCTCAAG GATGGTGAGAGGCTCAGGTACGGGACAGGGGATGAGTACAGGAAGCACTGTCTGAGGAGAGTTGGGAGGAGATATTATTTCACTGTCAATGATGTGCAGCCAGAGGATGCCGGGGTGTACCAGGTCAGGGTGGAGGACGTCCCTGTCTTCTCAACTGAACTGGATGCTCAAG CCATCCCGGCGCGGTTCCGGCAGCCGCTGTCCGACGTGCGCTGCGCCGAGGCCGCGGACGCGCAGTTCCAGTGTGTGCTGTGCACGCCCTGCCACCAGCCCCTGTGGCTGCACAAGAGCCACCCCCTGCAGAACAGTGCCAAGCACCAGATCTCTGTGACACCTGATGGCCTGAGCCACCAGCTGATTGTGAGGAACGTGGGGCCCTCGGACAGCGGATTGTACACGCTCGACGCGGGACAGGGCTCCTCCAGCGCCTGGCTCCTCGTGGAGT ATGCCAAAGGAAAGAGGAGACAGGATGAAGGAGAACAGATTGAAAGGGAGACATCTGAGTGGCTGAAAGAAACAATGGCAGACAATGAAAGGGCGAGGAAGCTTCGGCGCCAAGAacaagctgctgctgaagatTCTTCCTTTTCCGCATCCTCTGGTGCAGAGAAAAGTGCCTGGTACAGGACAACTCAAGGCAGCAGCCAAGGCAGGGGCCAAGGACACTCCATTGATTCTGATGATGGAAGCCAAAGATTTTTGGGGAAAGAGGGTCTACGCAAAACCCAGATGAACGGAGAGATGGGGTCTGGACAGTTCTCTGGAGCAGGTCTAGATGGAGACTCAGCAGCCAATGGTGGCAGCACCTTTGGACTGAAAGGCTTAGGAGGCAGAAGTGGGTTAAGGGCTGTCCATGGGGTGGACTCTGTGTCAGgtcctggtgctgcagcaggaggggcagGTGAATGGAATTCTGTgggtggcagaggtgagggTGTGCTGGGTGCTGTTAACATTGACATGGATGGTGGAGGAGGTTTGGGATCCCAGCATGACAAGGAAGGGAATTCAGGTGATGCCAGCTACAGAGCTGGTTTTGGGGGTGCTGGAAGGTTGGGTGGTGGAAGTTCTGTGCCACATGGACTTGATCCTGATTCAGCTGGAGTGGGAGCCAGTGTGAGTGATCTGTTCAGCAGGACTGGAGCTGGGGGGAATGCTGCAGgtgctggaatggcaggagaaaTGAGGCCCCACCACGGCAAGGATGGGCATCCCACTGTGGGTGATGTGTATGGAGGCATAAACAGAGAGGGACAAACAGGGACTCCCTATGGCAAGGAGGGCTTGGTACCTCATGCCAGTGGTCAGTTGGGGCAGGCAGGAAGATCTGGCTCACTGCATGGGCCAGGAGGCTTTCCAGGTGGAGATGGGGCTGTACCTGCTGCACATGGCAATTCCACAACAGAAATGGAGGCTTTGTACGGTCCAGATGGTCGGGCACTGGGAACAGGTGCTGGTGGAGCTGGTGGAGCTGGTGCAGGGGGATTTGGAGCTCCCTATGGGAAGGATGGTCTTCCCATTGGAGCAGGCATTGGTGGGGCTGGTGGTGCAGGAGCACTCGGATCTCCCTATGGAAAGGATGGtctcccagctggggctggtggTGCAGGAGCACTTGGAGCTCCCTATGGAAAGGATGGtctcccagctggggctggtggTGCAGGAGGATTTGGAGAGGCTTTGTATGGTCCAGATGGTCGGCCACTTGGAgcaggtggtggtggtgcttcTGGTGCAGGGATAGTTGGGGGTTCCTATGGGAAGGATGGACTCCCAGTTGGAGCTGGAGTTGGTGGAGCTGTAGGTGGTGGGTTTGGAGGTGCTGGCTCTCCTTATGGAATGGATGctttcccagctggagcaggtgcTGGAGGGCCTGGTGCAGGGGGACTTGGAGCTCCCTATGGGAAGGATGGtctcccagctggagcaggtgctggtggtgctggaggatttggggaggctTTGTATGATGGTCGGCCACTTGGAGCAGGTGTTGGTGATATGGCTGGTGCTGGTGAAGGGGGACTTGGATCTCCACGTGGAAAGGGTGGtctcccagctggggctggtTTTGGTGGTCTTGGTGCAGCGGGACTTGGAGCTCCCTATGGGAAGGATGGTCTTCCCATTGGAGCAGGTATTGGTGGGGCTGGTGGTGCagggggagttttgggtccctGTGGAAAGGATGGTCTCCCAgttggagctggagctggtgtTGGTGGTTCAGGGGGTCCCTATGGAAAGGATGGtctcccagctggagcaggagctggtgtTG ggggagctgggggtccCTATGGAAAGGATGGTCTCCCAGTTGGAGCTG gagctggtgtTGGTGGTGCagggggagttttgggtcctTTTGGAAAGGATGGTCTGCCAGTTGGAGCTGGTGTTGGGGGGGCTGGAGCTCCCTATGGAAAGGATGGTCTCCCAGTTGGAACTGGTGCTGGTGTTGGTGGtgcaggggcagctgggggtCCCTATGGAAAGGATGGTCTGCCAGCTGGGACTGGTGTTGGTGGTGCagggggagttttgggtccctATGGAAAGGATGGTCTCCCAGCTGGGGCCGGTGTTGGTGGGGGTGGTGGTGAAGGAGAAGTTGGAGCTCCCTTTGGAAAGGATGGTCTGCCAGCTGGGACTGGTGTTGGTGGTTCAGGGGGTCCCTATGGAAAGGATGGTCTCCCCGTTG gagctggtGTTGGTGGTGCagggggagttttgggtccctATGGAAAGGATGGTCTCCCAGTTGGAGCAGGTGTTGGTGTTGGTGGTTCAGGGGGTCCCTATGGAAAGGATGGTCTCCCAGCTGGGGCCGGTGTTGGTGGTGcagagggagttttgggtccctATGGAAAGGATGGTCTCCCAGTtggagctggtgctggtgtTGGTGGtgcaggggcagctgggggtCCCTATGGAAAGGATGGTCTCCCAGttggagcaggagctggtgtTGGTGGTGCagggggagttttgggtccctATGGAAAGGATGGTcttccagctggagcaggagctggtgtTGGTGGTGCAGGGGGTCCCTATGGAAAGGATGGtctcccagctggagctggtgtTGGTGGTGCAGGAGGAGTTTTGGGTCCCTATGGAAAGGATGGtctcccagctggagcaggagctggtgtTGGTGGTGCAGGAGGAGTTTTGGGTCCCTGTGGAAAGGATGGTCTCCCATTTGGAACTGGTGCTGGTGTTGGTGGTGCagggggagttttgggtccctATGGAAAGGATGGtctcccagctgtggcaggagctgctcattTTCCTGCTGGGGGTGAGGAAGTGATGGGATCTGGTTGTGGCACGGATGGCACActgagcagagctccaggataTGCAGGTGGAACAGGAGGAGAAGGCTTTTCCAGGGAAGGCTCTGCACCGTGGGGTGCAGGGTCTGCCTATGGCAAGGACAGAGGTTCAGCTGTAGCCATGGCTGGTGCAGGTGGGGTTGGGAGCTTGGCAGGGGATGAATGGGATTCAGTCCACGTTAAAGAAGGTGGAGGTGGTGCTGGTGGATCACATGGTGAATATGGGCTGGATGCACATCCTGGTAGATCTTTGAGAGGTGAAACTGGAAAGGGCACTCCTGGTGATGTCCCAGGGTCAGGGAACAAAGGCTCAGCTGGTGACAGAGGGTCCCTGTCAGGTCCAGGAGGAGCCAGGGCAGAAGGCAGAGAATTCGAGCAGTTGGGCTCCCTTTATGGCACAAATTCTGCCCTTGGAAAGGCAGGGAGTAAATCCCATGACAGATCTGTTGATGGGAGTGGTTCAAGTGGGCTTGGTCAAGGTCCACTGAGCTATGGCCAGATGTCAGGTCCTTTTGGTGGACCTCCTTCAGCAAATCAGAGAAACCAGGAACCTGACCTGGATCTTAAAGCAAATGATTCCCTGAAGAACACGGAAAGCACAGGACAAAAGAGACGGAGTGTCCTGGATGATCTCAAAG TCCCACGCTGTTACCTCAACAAGCAGCTGGCAACCGTGCGAGTGCTGAAGGGCGAGCCAGCCGAGCTGTCCTGCACTGTCAGCAGGGACAATGTGACAGGAACCTGGTTCAAGGATGGCCTAAAG TTAACGAGCATGGATGGAGTCGTCTTTGAAAAGAAAGGTCTTGTCCACAAATTGATCATTAACAAAGCTGAAGATATTCATGCTGGTAAATACAGGTTTGAAGGTGGAGATGTAAAAACTGAAGCTTCAATTTTTGTTGAAG ATCCTCCCCAGGTGGACAAAGTACTCCTCAAGAACCTGACCAGTGTCCCCACGGTGGCCAAGGCTGGGGAGGCGGTGAAGCTGCAGATCCCGTTCAAGGGTCGAGGGCCCATCAGGGCAGCGTGGCTGAAGgacaggatggagctgggggaTGACACCAGGATCCGTGTGGACAAGACAGACACCTGCACCACCCTGtccatctccagctgcagcaggagggactGTGGGGATTACAAAGTCAGGCTCAAGAACGACAGTGGTGTTCTGGAGATCAACCTAAAGCTCGTGGTGATAG ACAAGCCACAGGCCCCAGCAGGACCCATAAAAATTGTAGAAAGCTCTGCCAACAACATCACGATCCAGTGGAAGCCCCCAAAGGATGACGGGGGCAAAGCAGTGCAAAGGTACCTCATAGAGAGGCAGCAGGTGGGCAGGAACGACTGGGAGAGCTtgggagaaacccccaggagctgcagcaccttCACCACCAGCAAAGTGGAGGAAGACGTGAGCTACTACTTCAGGGTGAGGGCCGTGAATGCCGAGGGAGTGAGTGATGCGCTGGAGTCGGGGGAAGTCAAGGCTGCTGGTAAAG CTTCCCCTGGTGCCCCAGATCCCCCTGAGATCATCAGTGCCAGCAGGGACACCATCACCATATCCTGGAAAGCTCCTTGTAAAACTGGCACTTCCCAAATTATGGGATACATGGTGCAGAAACGCAAGAAGGGCACTGTGACCTGGCTGCCAGTCACCAAGGTGCCTGTCAAAG ACAAGAAGCTGAAGGTGAGCAGCCTGAAGAAGGGTGTGCAGTACGAGTTCCGCGTGGCTGCTGTCaatgctgctggcacaggacagcccaGTGACCCCTCAGAGGCCGCCTTCGCCCAGGACCCCACCA AATCTCCAGGCCAAGTGCAGGACCTTAAAGTGAGCAGTAGTGACAGCACCAGCGTCACCTTGACGTGGAACAAACCTGAAGTGCAAGATGGGAATGATGTGAAAGGCTACGAGGTGGAGATGAGgccctggaacagctccagctggaCCAAGTGCTTCACCCTCCCTGCAGagagcacctgctgcaggctCCAGGGCCTCCAGGCCgggcagaagctgctgctgcgcGTGACGGCCCTCGGCAGCCGCGGCCACGGGGAGCCCCTGGAgatccaggctggagctggagctgctgctcctgggg TCTCTCCCAGGTTTCTGATAGATGACACAGTGAAAAGCTTCCTGGTTATAAAAGCAGGGAATCCCATCCAGGTGAAGATTCCCTTTGAG GGATCTCCTGAGACGGTGGTGACCTGGTTAAAGGATGGGCTCCCCCTTCCCAGCCGGGCTGCCGTGAGCACCAAGGATGGAagtgcccagctgctgctcagggcagctgAGATCACTGACAGCGGCACCTACAGCATCGAGCTCGGGGATGggctggggaaaagggaaaccTTCAGCTTCCAGCTTCAAATTACAG ATGTCCCTCAGCCCCCTGGAGCCATCCAGCTGGAGGAGAATGTGCCcaacacagtgacagtgacctGGGACCCCTCAGCATCTGAGCAGTGGGAGAAGAACCTTTATTACACTGTCCTGAAACGAGAATCCCAGAAGGGTCTGTGGCATGTGCTGGGGGACCTGATCTACAACAACAAGTTCACCTTCACCAGGGTGGTCCCAGGCAGGGATTATTACTTCAGGGTTGTGGCAAAAAATGACCTGGGAGCCAGTGAGCCATCAGAGACTGTGCAGCCCTGGAggatctggaaaaaaaagg CTGAGTTTCGAGTGCAAGCACAGAAGTACAGGGGAGTTAACCAGAACCAGCCCCCGAGGTTCCTGGTGCCACTCAAGTGCCATGTCGTGGTGACAGGCAGCGAGTGTCACATGAGCTGCGCTGTTGGGGGCcatcccccccccaaaatcaaaTGGTACAAGGACAGCAGAGACCTCTCCAGAGATCCCAACTACTTCTGCACCAACGACTTTGGAGTGTGCTCCCTGGTGGTGCTGGGGGTCACCAAGCAGGATGAGGGGGAGTACATGGTGGAAGCCAGCAATGAAATGGGCCGTGCCTTCAGCAAAGCCTTCCTCGCCATCAAAG ACTCCTCCCTGTAG